A genomic segment from bacterium encodes:
- the rplR gene encoding 50S ribosomal protein L18, producing MSQNSKREAWLSRKKRVRRKIRGTSDRPRLAVYRSGKHIYAQLIDDIQGLTLAAASSCEKDFAAQSKSGESTRGSNIQGASLVGKLLGERAKTRGVEQAVFDRNGFLYHGRVRALADAVRETGVKF from the coding sequence TTGAGTCAGAACAGCAAGCGCGAAGCTTGGTTGTCGAGAAAAAAGCGGGTCCGCCGGAAAATCCGCGGCACCAGCGATCGGCCGCGCCTGGCCGTCTACCGGAGCGGCAAGCACATCTACGCGCAGCTCATTGACGATATCCAGGGCCTGACGCTCGCGGCGGCCTCCTCGTGCGAGAAGGATTTTGCGGCCCAGTCGAAGTCGGGCGAGAGCACGCGGGGAAGCAACATACAGGGCGCATCCTTGGTGGGGAAACTTCTCGGCGAGCGGGCCAAGACCCGGGGCGTCGAGCAAGCGGTTTTTGACCGGAATGGATTTCTTTATCACGGCCGGGTGAGAGCCTTGGCCGACGCTGTGCGAGAGACGGGAGTGAAATTTTAA